In the genome of Opitutia bacterium KCR 482, one region contains:
- the bamA gene encoding outer membrane protein assembly factor BamA, whose translation MFRFNGKIFETARAAFGRATGAFRVAAIAAAIAACSAAHGQTAGKPVDEQTLTINRITYKIEGPKTISEDAITAHVRLRKGMKFDQKSLDQSIRSLYETGLYDIIDATRTASSNGGMDIEFLIVPKYRISQIVFKGNKEYSARRLQEEISSYAGSTLSEVQAKRDADKIKAFYQKKGYSLAKVNFSIERNDEQGKGAVIFDINEGEDIAIENIRFTGDPAVEKQYGFWGKLWKRMFAKDNPAELNSIKLLKEMKTDTWIPVISYITDNGRFKDEEFQADIEKLRKVYRDHGYLDVEIDESKVKFEFPDADNPGDMDIVINVVPNRQYKVGKVSFKNNKLFSDEKLMPFVEYFDLTTGNVFSPSKVDEMIEKIRIYYGEYGYIDTIVRAQRKPNVESGDIDLVIDIIESGKFYLESINIQGNTKTKSEVIIRELALAPGDVFDLARMKSSENRLKETRFFDEVNLSPEATNIPNRRNLRVVVKEGRTGNLTFGAGFSTIESLVATVEITQSNFDYENYDSYFQGAGQKFRIRGSIGLKSNQIIVSFEEPWVFNRNLAYGIDAYRTDTGYYSDYYSEVRLGATNYLRKRVYELIEARLAYKLELVDIYDVDSKLTTGPDPVMKEWRGDIGERSISQVSLSFLRDSRDSLMTPTRGTRFELIQDVAGGPLLGQTNLYRVEARAGWWIPTFEAGNQVLSFVGRTGTVIGYGGKDVPYFEQYFLGGGYNMRGFKYRKVGRIDPNTGEAYGGKTFAFASAEYSIELFNPVRFAVFYDIGFVNSGEWDWDPSDYNSDFGVGFRVLLMGAPMRIDLGFPWKTGPYNDDGMQFNFSFGTVF comes from the coding sequence ATGTTCAGGTTTAACGGCAAAATTTTTGAAACCGCGCGCGCGGCGTTCGGACGCGCGACGGGCGCGTTCCGCGTTGCGGCGATTGCGGCGGCGATTGCGGCGTGCTCGGCGGCGCACGGGCAGACGGCGGGAAAGCCGGTTGACGAGCAGACGCTCACAATCAACCGCATCACTTACAAAATCGAAGGCCCGAAGACGATTTCGGAAGACGCAATCACGGCGCATGTCAGACTCCGCAAGGGCATGAAGTTCGACCAAAAATCGCTCGACCAGTCTATACGCTCGCTCTACGAAACGGGGCTTTACGACATCATTGACGCAACGCGCACGGCGTCTTCAAACGGCGGAATGGACATCGAATTTTTAATCGTTCCCAAGTACAGAATCAGCCAAATCGTGTTCAAGGGGAACAAGGAGTATTCGGCGCGGAGATTGCAGGAGGAAATCTCTTCGTACGCCGGCTCCACCCTCAGCGAAGTTCAGGCAAAGCGCGACGCCGACAAAATCAAGGCGTTCTACCAAAAAAAGGGCTACTCGCTCGCAAAGGTGAATTTTTCGATAGAGCGCAACGACGAGCAGGGCAAGGGCGCGGTGATTTTCGACATCAACGAGGGCGAGGATATCGCAATCGAAAATATCAGGTTCACGGGCGACCCCGCCGTCGAAAAGCAGTACGGCTTTTGGGGCAAGCTATGGAAGCGCATGTTCGCAAAGGACAATCCCGCCGAGCTTAACTCGATTAAACTTTTGAAGGAAATGAAGACCGACACTTGGATTCCCGTCATTTCCTACATCACCGACAACGGACGCTTCAAGGACGAGGAATTTCAGGCGGACATCGAAAAACTCCGCAAAGTCTACCGCGACCACGGCTACCTCGACGTCGAAATCGACGAGTCGAAAGTAAAGTTCGAATTTCCCGACGCCGACAACCCCGGCGACATGGACATCGTCATAAACGTAGTCCCCAACAGGCAGTATAAGGTCGGCAAGGTTTCGTTCAAAAACAACAAGCTGTTCTCCGACGAAAAACTCATGCCGTTTGTGGAGTACTTCGACCTCACAACGGGCAACGTGTTCTCGCCGTCGAAAGTTGACGAAATGATTGAAAAAATCAGAATCTACTACGGCGAATACGGCTATATAGACACAATCGTCCGCGCCCAGCGCAAGCCGAACGTGGAGTCGGGCGACATCGACTTGGTGATAGACATAATCGAGAGCGGCAAATTCTACCTCGAATCAATCAACATTCAGGGCAACACGAAAACGAAGAGCGAAGTCATAATCCGCGAACTCGCGCTCGCCCCCGGCGACGTCTTCGACCTCGCCAGAATGAAGTCTTCGGAAAACCGCCTCAAAGAAACGCGCTTCTTCGACGAAGTGAACCTTTCGCCCGAAGCCACAAACATTCCCAACCGCCGCAATCTGCGCGTGGTGGTCAAAGAGGGGCGCACGGGCAACCTCACGTTCGGCGCGGGTTTCAGCACAATCGAAAGCTTGGTGGCGACGGTCGAAATCACGCAGAGCAACTTCGACTACGAAAACTACGACAGCTACTTTCAGGGCGCGGGGCAGAAATTCAGAATCCGCGGGTCCATCGGCTTGAAGAGCAACCAGATTATAGTGAGCTTCGAAGAGCCGTGGGTTTTCAACCGCAACCTCGCATACGGCATCGACGCCTACCGCACCGACACGGGCTACTATTCCGACTACTATTCGGAAGTCCGCCTCGGCGCGACAAACTATTTGAGAAAGCGCGTCTACGAGCTCATCGAAGCCCGCCTTGCCTACAAGCTCGAACTTGTCGATATTTACGACGTCGATTCGAAGCTCACCACGGGCCCCGACCCTGTCATGAAGGAGTGGCGCGGCGACATCGGCGAACGCTCGATTTCGCAGGTGAGCCTTTCGTTCCTGCGCGACTCGCGCGACAGTCTCATGACCCCCACGCGCGGCACGCGCTTCGAGCTTATTCAGGACGTCGCGGGCGGGCCGCTTCTGGGGCAGACAAACCTCTACCGCGTGGAGGCTCGCGCGGGCTGGTGGATTCCGACGTTCGAGGCGGGCAATCAGGTGCTGTCGTTCGTCGGCAGAACGGGCACGGTCATAGGCTACGGCGGCAAAGACGTTCCGTATTTCGAGCAGTACTTCCTCGGCGGCGGCTACAACATGCGCGGCTTCAAATACCGCAAAGTCGGCAGGATAGACCCGAATACGGGCGAGGCGTACGGCGGCAAAACGTTCGCGTTCGCGTCGGCGGAATATTCGATAGAGCTTTTCAATCCCGTGCGTTTTGCGGTGTTCTACGACATCGGCTTCGTAAATTCGGGCGAGTGGGATTGGGACCCGTCGGACTATAATTCCGACTTCGGCGTCGGCTTCCGCGTGCTCCTCATGGGCGCGCCCATGCGCATAGACTTGGGCTTCCCGTGGAAAACCGGCCCGTACAACGACGACGGCATGCAGTTCAACTTCTCGTTCGGAACGGTGTTCTAA
- the dnaB gene encoding replicative DNA helicase: MAEEDRKPARKKRATPQSTDELGRELPHNLDAEAGVLASIIIDGTNEVINACVAMKVREEYFYKPQHRIIYSALVALFSEGASIDEIVLAEYLKKRNALEQVGGIVAINDIAGRIETFAHYRQWLDILREKFFMREIIRACSETIENAYANRGGIDMFIEGVEEKILGISQDRVGDSVKKASEQVPAAVALINQLIKNKGELMGVPTGFTALDNMMRGLHANEMIVVAGRPGTGKTSIALNIAETALFGRKQFPTLIFSLEMLGEQLYGRMIASRARIDQHKLGMGRINDEELRNINTTANELKNAPLWIDDTAGISILEMRAKARRLHQQLGGKLGLVIVDYLQLLRGSDPSLPREQEVAEISRGMKAMSKELRCPVIVLAQLNRDSEKDQRNPRPSDLRESGSIEQDADAILLLSRQKKSVTDEEANSNQNWLIRVELAKQRNGPTGVVTLMFNRSCTRYENYIDAENVQV; this comes from the coding sequence ATGGCAGAAGAGGACAGGAAACCCGCGCGCAAAAAACGCGCAACACCGCAAAGCACCGACGAGTTGGGGCGCGAGCTGCCGCACAATCTCGACGCGGAGGCGGGGGTTTTGGCGTCCATTATAATCGACGGCACGAACGAGGTAATCAACGCGTGCGTCGCAATGAAAGTCCGCGAGGAATATTTCTACAAGCCGCAACACAGAATAATCTACTCGGCGTTGGTCGCCCTGTTCAGCGAGGGCGCGAGCATCGACGAAATCGTGCTCGCCGAATATCTGAAAAAGCGCAACGCGCTGGAGCAGGTCGGCGGGATAGTGGCAATCAACGACATTGCGGGCAGGATTGAAACTTTCGCCCACTACCGCCAGTGGCTCGACATTCTCCGCGAAAAATTTTTCATGCGCGAAATCATACGCGCGTGCTCCGAAACAATCGAAAACGCCTACGCGAACCGCGGCGGAATCGACATGTTCATAGAGGGCGTGGAGGAGAAAATTCTCGGCATCAGTCAGGACAGGGTCGGCGACTCGGTAAAAAAAGCGAGCGAACAAGTGCCCGCGGCGGTCGCGCTAATCAACCAGCTCATAAAAAACAAGGGCGAGCTGATGGGCGTTCCCACGGGCTTTACTGCGCTCGACAATATGATGCGCGGCCTGCACGCCAACGAAATGATAGTCGTTGCGGGACGCCCCGGCACGGGCAAGACGTCGATTGCTCTCAATATAGCGGAGACCGCGCTGTTCGGCCGCAAACAGTTCCCGACGCTGATATTTTCGCTGGAAATGTTGGGCGAACAGCTGTACGGGCGCATGATAGCCTCCCGCGCGAGGATAGACCAGCACAAGCTCGGCATGGGGCGAATCAACGACGAGGAACTGCGCAACATCAACACAACGGCGAACGAACTGAAAAACGCGCCGCTTTGGATTGACGACACCGCGGGCATTTCGATTCTCGAAATGCGGGCAAAGGCGAGGCGGCTCCACCAACAGCTCGGCGGGAAGCTCGGTCTTGTCATTGTAGACTACCTCCAACTTCTGCGCGGTTCCGACCCGTCGCTTCCGCGCGAGCAGGAAGTCGCTGAAATTTCGCGCGGCATGAAGGCGATGTCGAAGGAGCTGCGCTGCCCCGTGATAGTGCTTGCGCAGCTGAACCGCGACAGCGAAAAGGACCAGCGCAACCCGCGACCGAGCGATTTGCGCGAATCCGGCTCGATAGAACAGGACGCGGACGCAATTTTACTGTTGAGTAGGCAGAAGAAATCTGTCACAGATGAAGAGGCAAACTCGAACCAGAATTGGCTGATTAGGGTGGAGCTTGCGAAACAGAGAAACGGACCCACAGGCGTTGTCACGCTCATGTTCAACAGAAGCTGCACACGCTACGAAAATTACATAGATGCTGAAAATGTTCAGGTTTAA
- the rplI gene encoding 50S ribosomal protein L9: MAISKVLLVKPVENLGGEGEQVSVKAGYARNFLYPQKIAIPVSKANKKQIEALIKARELREAKELENAQALSKAIEGMSIAFAVKTGEGGKMFGSVTVADIVAKIAEGGIELPKKAVHLAAPVKELGKHTAQIKLHKDVKIDIHFEVVSENPIEDSAKESN; encoded by the coding sequence ATGGCAATAAGCAAAGTATTACTGGTCAAGCCCGTTGAAAATCTCGGCGGCGAAGGCGAACAGGTTTCGGTTAAGGCGGGTTATGCGCGCAATTTCCTCTATCCGCAGAAAATCGCGATTCCCGTAAGCAAGGCTAACAAGAAGCAAATCGAAGCGCTCATCAAGGCACGCGAACTCCGCGAAGCCAAGGAACTCGAAAACGCGCAGGCTCTCTCGAAGGCAATCGAAGGCATGTCGATTGCGTTTGCGGTCAAGACCGGCGAAGGCGGCAAAATGTTCGGCTCGGTCACGGTTGCGGACATCGTCGCGAAAATCGCAGAAGGCGGCATCGAGCTTCCGAAGAAGGCTGTGCACCTCGCCGCTCCCGTCAAGGAACTCGGCAAGCACACGGCGCAAATCAAGCTCCACAAGGACGTCAAAATCGACATTCATTTCGAGGTTGTTTCCGAGAATCCCATCGAAGATTCCGCGAAAGAATCCAACTAA
- the ssb gene encoding single-stranded DNA-binding protein, producing the protein MSSFNKVILMGNLTRDPELRQTQNGTSVCRFAIAVNRSFNSQDGSLRDETCFVEIDCFGKSAENIARFFTKGKPILVEGRLRQDTWEDKQTGQKRTKLMVVLERFEFVGGRDSGGNGGYDAEYSAPQPRGGARQAPRQQRAPSNDDIEDDDVPF; encoded by the coding sequence ATGTCGTCGTTTAACAAAGTAATCTTGATGGGCAACCTCACCCGCGATCCGGAGCTGAGGCAGACCCAGAACGGCACAAGCGTTTGCCGTTTTGCAATAGCGGTCAACCGCTCGTTCAATTCGCAAGATGGCTCTTTGCGCGACGAAACGTGTTTTGTCGAAATCGACTGCTTCGGAAAGTCGGCGGAAAACATCGCGAGATTTTTCACGAAGGGCAAACCGATACTCGTCGAGGGACGTCTTCGTCAGGACACTTGGGAAGACAAGCAGACGGGGCAGAAGCGCACCAAATTGATGGTGGTTCTCGAACGTTTCGAATTTGTCGGCGGACGCGATTCGGGCGGCAACGGCGGCTACGACGCCGAGTATTCCGCGCCGCAACCGCGCGGCGGAGCGCGTCAGGCTCCGCGCCAGCAGCGCGCGCCCTCCAACGACGACATCGAAGACGACGACGTGCCGTTCTGA
- a CDS encoding 30S ribosomal protein S6, whose product MNNKKYKATFILDTRGYNDPVETLVEKIKGVVESASCKVLSVENLGQKAFARTTDRAFPAGIYVEIAFEGPTTANTTIKEKLRLDKTVNRVLVMAE is encoded by the coding sequence ATGAATAACAAGAAGTACAAAGCAACGTTTATCCTCGACACGAGAGGTTATAACGATCCCGTCGAAACACTCGTCGAAAAAATCAAGGGCGTAGTGGAATCCGCCTCGTGCAAAGTTCTGTCGGTTGAAAACCTCGGACAGAAGGCGTTTGCCCGCACGACAGACCGCGCGTTTCCCGCCGGCATCTATGTTGAAATCGCATTCGAAGGCCCGACGACCGCGAACACGACAATCAAGGAAAAACTCCGCCTCGACAAAACGGTAAACCGCGTTTTGGTAATGGCGGAATAA
- the pth gene encoding aminoacyl-tRNA hydrolase, with translation MSLKIAIGLGNTGAEYVGTRHNAGESVLREVARGCGAEFSHDKYCAAQIAKVSVASKPLVLAFADGYMNSSGVGVAKILKFFKFDISEAAVIYDDITLDVGRMKLSVGGSSGGHNGVADVMAKCGNGFARIRIGIGAKPYKSMDLADYVLGRLDESDAAAIKSLDVKGCLSLLLTKGFEGAQNVVNRR, from the coding sequence ATGTCGTTAAAAATCGCAATCGGGCTTGGAAATACGGGCGCGGAATATGTCGGAACGCGGCACAATGCGGGCGAATCCGTTTTGAGGGAGGTAGCGCGCGGCTGCGGCGCGGAATTTTCGCACGACAAATACTGCGCGGCGCAAATCGCGAAAGTTTCCGTGGCTTCGAAACCGCTCGTGTTGGCGTTTGCCGACGGCTATATGAATTCGAGCGGCGTAGGCGTCGCGAAAATCCTCAAATTTTTCAAATTCGACATTTCCGAAGCCGCCGTAATCTACGATGACATTACGCTCGACGTTGGCAGAATGAAGCTTTCGGTCGGCGGGTCGTCGGGCGGGCACAACGGGGTTGCCGACGTCATGGCGAAATGCGGAAACGGATTCGCGCGAATCAGGATAGGCATAGGCGCAAAGCCGTACAAGTCGATGGACTTGGCGGACTACGTTTTGGGCAGGCTCGACGAAAGCGATGCGGCGGCGATAAAGTCGCTCGACGTGAAGGGCTGTCTGTCGCTCCTCCTGACAAAGGGTTTCGAGGGCGCGCAGAACGTCGTGAACCGTCGGTGA
- a CDS encoding 50S ribosomal protein L25: MKQINLNTTSRTDVGGNSAKRYRKSGQIPAVIYGESGEKNLLIDEKELAVALKAISGKAVLIDMQFSDGTESRYAMLKDVERNPITDKVIHVDFVEVVRGKPMHAVLPLHFAGEADAPGVKNENGIVEIHEHEVRVKCRPRDLPEMITIDISKMHVGEAIHLKDVVPPEGVEFTSNLEDILVTCNEIVVEEEPAPEAPAEGDAAAAPAAAAGAAPAAAPAADAKKAK; this comes from the coding sequence ATGAAACAGATAAATCTCAACACAACTTCAAGAACAGACGTTGGCGGCAACTCCGCAAAACGCTACCGTAAAAGCGGGCAAATCCCCGCCGTCATTTACGGCGAAAGCGGCGAGAAAAACCTTCTCATCGACGAAAAGGAACTTGCAGTCGCGCTCAAAGCAATCAGCGGCAAGGCCGTTCTCATCGACATGCAGTTCTCCGACGGAACGGAATCGCGCTACGCAATGCTCAAAGATGTTGAGCGCAACCCCATTACGGACAAGGTTATCCATGTCGACTTCGTAGAGGTTGTCCGCGGCAAGCCCATGCACGCGGTTCTCCCGCTCCACTTCGCTGGCGAAGCAGACGCTCCCGGCGTCAAGAACGAAAACGGCATTGTGGAAATCCACGAACACGAAGTCCGCGTAAAGTGCCGCCCGCGCGACCTGCCCGAAATGATTACAATCGACATTTCGAAAATGCACGTCGGCGAAGCAATCCACCTCAAAGACGTTGTTCCTCCGGAAGGCGTGGAATTTACCTCGAACCTCGAAGACATCTTGGTAACCTGCAACGAAATCGTCGTTGAGGAAGAACCCGCTCCCGAAGCTCCCGCAGAAGGCGACGCGGCAGCCGCTCCCGCGGCCGCGGCAGGCGCAGCCCCCGCGGCGGCTCCCGCAGCGGACGCCAAGAAGGCGAAGTAG
- a CDS encoding beta-galactosidase: MKPKYGLTLLLALTAASLCRSADYTVETFGSIPRICVDGKPVRARMFYGNVPGTHFDESESAPKTVKIKFTAAGGETQVSLNFGAAIGKIEISEMKLADLQSGQISDAYDFSAPDAKIGSNWTVKALEAWRDLREGISQNPPDPKKYPKPPFSARHENGKLVIEKESVDMSLKRNQSVIHDIERLNFLPPALKTTKGREYELSVKVATDKRGRCEISLFDGGEKLASNTAETFMSQEKFAKERGIDFVSFGMPAFWSDSPLYRKVADERFQAAIAANPDVRIIVRLGFEPPNEWLDAHPDDLMRSPDGTLIERMHVRFPTPSSEAYRRDAMEAARKFVEYVEKRYPDNIAGYHPSGGNSSEWFYGGSYEKGFHGYDKATLKAWRKWLAKKYRTDAALRKAWNNADASIETAAVPSKEERFGAECALLDLKTRRAAFDFNIFLQDEMTDFILLAARTIRQTAPAKRLSVIFYGYGIGFSTVPNGPAYSGHYGFKKLLASPDIDIFTAPIAYTERQLGGLKRTVSAAESVLLAGKIWLDEDDNRTWLAPKSGSPPYVLDPLQKSRAESVKVMQRNMANQTLRNIASWWMDLFGCGWFLDRQLWGVFDRFEKIEKHFLDNPTPFAPETAISYDETSLCTVAGKPSSARTCAQSVYHVNKFVAPTGTPFGQYLFDDVAFGRAKPKLHYIGGAYALTKKQRLALRASAEHTSCVFIWNAGYVDLDAGEFSTAAIAEATGFDVEPVGDTPALAIPTEDGKKLGIPKFGFDLKLNPLFAPIPAAGDRVLAKYPNGKPAMVLRTSGKRPQIYIGPTQLSPEVCRAIAKICGVHSFVDNEAVAFANGGYLLVYATKDGDHTVSLKTEADVEDALAGKKLGRFKTKTFPLKSGDVLLMKLSSK; this comes from the coding sequence ATGAAGCCAAAATACGGACTGACTCTTTTGCTGGCGTTGACAGCCGCAAGCCTCTGCCGAAGTGCCGACTACACCGTCGAAACCTTCGGCTCGATTCCACGAATCTGCGTAGACGGCAAGCCCGTGCGCGCGCGAATGTTCTACGGGAACGTTCCCGGAACGCATTTCGACGAAAGCGAAAGCGCCCCCAAAACCGTGAAGATAAAATTCACAGCCGCGGGCGGCGAAACCCAAGTCTCGCTGAATTTCGGCGCGGCAATCGGAAAAATCGAAATTTCCGAGATGAAGCTCGCCGACCTGCAATCGGGGCAAATCTCCGACGCCTACGACTTCTCCGCGCCCGACGCCAAAATCGGCTCGAACTGGACAGTCAAAGCCCTCGAAGCGTGGCGCGACCTGCGCGAGGGAATTTCGCAAAACCCGCCCGACCCGAAAAAATATCCCAAGCCGCCGTTTTCCGCAAGGCACGAGAACGGGAAGCTCGTGATAGAGAAAGAATCGGTAGACATGTCGCTCAAACGCAACCAGTCGGTTATACACGACATCGAACGGCTCAATTTTCTGCCGCCCGCGCTCAAAACCACAAAGGGGCGCGAGTACGAGCTTTCGGTAAAAGTCGCAACAGACAAGCGCGGACGCTGCGAAATTTCGCTGTTCGACGGGGGCGAAAAGCTCGCCTCAAACACCGCCGAAACTTTCATGTCGCAGGAGAAGTTCGCAAAAGAGCGCGGAATAGATTTCGTCTCGTTCGGCATGCCCGCCTTTTGGAGCGACTCGCCCCTCTACCGAAAAGTCGCCGACGAACGCTTCCAAGCGGCAATCGCGGCGAACCCCGACGTCAGAATAATCGTAAGGCTCGGCTTCGAACCGCCGAACGAATGGCTCGACGCCCACCCCGACGACCTCATGCGCTCGCCCGACGGCACGCTCATAGAGCGCATGCACGTGCGCTTCCCCACGCCCTCCTCCGAAGCATACCGCCGCGACGCAATGGAGGCGGCGCGGAAATTCGTAGAGTATGTCGAAAAACGCTATCCCGACAACATCGCGGGCTACCACCCGTCGGGCGGCAATTCGAGCGAATGGTTCTACGGCGGAAGCTACGAAAAGGGCTTCCACGGCTACGACAAGGCGACGCTCAAAGCGTGGCGCAAGTGGCTTGCAAAAAAATACCGCACCGACGCCGCGCTCAGAAAGGCGTGGAACAACGCGGACGCCTCGATTGAAACGGCGGCAGTTCCCTCAAAGGAGGAGCGTTTCGGCGCGGAGTGCGCGCTGCTCGACCTTAAAACGCGCCGCGCCGCGTTCGACTTCAACATATTCCTGCAAGACGAAATGACAGACTTCATTCTGCTTGCCGCCCGCACAATCCGCCAGACCGCTCCCGCAAAAAGGCTGTCGGTGATTTTCTACGGCTACGGAATCGGCTTTTCGACGGTCCCGAACGGCCCCGCGTATTCGGGGCACTACGGCTTCAAAAAGCTGCTCGCCTCTCCCGACATCGACATTTTCACCGCGCCCATCGCCTACACCGAACGCCAGCTCGGCGGCTTGAAGCGCACCGTGAGCGCGGCGGAGTCGGTCCTGCTTGCGGGCAAAATCTGGCTCGACGAAGACGACAACCGCACATGGCTCGCCCCGAAATCGGGCTCGCCGCCCTATGTGCTCGACCCCCTGCAAAAAAGCCGCGCCGAAAGCGTGAAGGTAATGCAGCGCAACATGGCAAACCAGACACTGCGCAACATCGCGTCGTGGTGGATGGACTTGTTCGGCTGCGGCTGGTTTCTCGACCGCCAGCTCTGGGGCGTCTTCGACCGGTTCGAAAAAATCGAAAAACACTTTCTCGACAACCCGACGCCCTTCGCGCCCGAAACGGCAATCTCGTACGACGAAACGTCGCTCTGCACGGTCGCGGGCAAGCCAAGCTCGGCGCGAACCTGCGCGCAGTCGGTCTACCACGTCAACAAGTTCGTAGCTCCCACGGGCACGCCATTCGGGCAGTACCTGTTCGACGACGTAGCGTTCGGGCGCGCAAAGCCCAAGCTTCACTACATCGGCGGGGCGTACGCGCTGACGAAAAAACAGCGACTCGCCCTCCGCGCCTCGGCCGAACACACGTCGTGCGTGTTCATCTGGAACGCGGGCTATGTGGATTTGGACGCGGGCGAATTTTCGACTGCCGCAATCGCCGAAGCGACGGGCTTCGACGTCGAGCCTGTCGGCGACACCCCCGCCCTCGCGATTCCGACCGAAGACGGCAAAAAGCTCGGCATTCCGAAATTCGGCTTCGACCTTAAATTAAACCCGCTCTTTGCGCCGATTCCCGCCGCAGGCGACAGGGTGCTCGCAAAATATCCCAACGGCAAGCCCGCAATGGTGCTGCGCACGAGCGGCAAACGCCCGCAGATATACATCGGCCCGACCCAGCTTTCGCCCGAAGTGTGCCGCGCAATAGCAAAAATCTGCGGCGTCCACAGCTTTGTTGACAACGAGGCGGTGGCGTTTGCAAACGGCGGCTACCTGCTTGTGTACGCAACAAAAGACGGCGACCACACCGTTTCGCTCAAAACGGAAGCCGACGTCGAAGACGCGCTCGCGGGCAAAAAGCTCGGACGCTTCAAGACAAAAACATTCCCGCTGAAATCGGGAGACGTTCTGCTGATGAAGCTCTCGTCGAAATAG